In Chryseobacterium oryzae, the genomic stretch TTCTGGAGAATTTTTAGATATTATCAATAAACCTTTATAATCGCGAAGGATGAAAATTCAAAGAAGAAACAAAGCGCATCCGGAATTCAGTTTAGCAGCAATGACCGACGTTATTTTGCTGATGCTGATTTTCTTTATGATTACCTCTTCGGCGGCAAACCAAAGTGCGATAGATGTAAGCTTGCCAAAAACGGCAAGTGTGGAAAATAATATCTCGAATCCGATGACGGTAAGTGTGAAATCTGACGGTTCTTATTATGTAGACGATAAACCTGTTAAAAAAGAATTGGTAGAACAAACGATAATTAACGACTTGCAGAATAAATCGTCTCAATCTTTTACGATAAGAGCAGATGAAAATACAATGCATAAAGATGTTGTTTTCTTAATGGAAATAGCCGAAAAACATAAACTTAGCATTGCTATTGCCACGGTAAAAGAATAATAGCTTAAATCTGTATTTTTGATGCAATAAATAGAAATGAAAGGTTATACAATAAATAAAAACGAAGAATATAAGGATAAGATTAAAAGTGCAGTGCTTTCTGTGTTAATTTGGTCTGCTGTCTTATTATTTGTTTTTATCTACAAAATGAAACCTAGTGAGCCTGAAAAGAAGCCGGAAGTAATTACAACAATGCTGGTTAATTTCGGAGATAACAGAAACGGGTCAGGCATTGAAGAACCCGCAAATCAAGAAGGGAGTTTGGCGGCTAAAGCTATTGAAAATACTCCTGAACCTATCGAAAATAAGGTGTCTGAGCCTAAAACCATTATAAATCCCGAACCTAAGCCAGAACTAAAAAAAACTGAAGCTAAAGACCACTTTATTACCGGAAATAATACAAAACTTACAGTACCTAAAAAAGAAGAATCGAAAACAAATAGCAAATCTTCTGCAAGTTCGACTCTTAAAAGTGCAAAGCCATCTTCTAATGCCGCAAATTCTAAAATAGGTGTAGGCGATGGCAAAGGAACTGCAGCTATTGGAAATTTATTAAATGGGAGAGGTACAAAAGCTGGAGGTCAAGGTACTGGAAAAGGAATAGGTAATGCCGGCGATCCTTTGGGAGGAGATGGAAATGGTGATAGTAAAATTGGCATCGACAGAAGGTTGGTGGGATATATTCCTGGAACAATGGGAAGAGGAGGTGCGCAACCGAGTCATAATTGTTCAGGAAGCGGATCTATAACTATTTCATATACAGTAGACAAGGCAGGAAATGTTGTTTCTGCGAGGAGATCGGGAGGGATTTCGGATCCCTGCATTGTTTCCACTTCGGTCGGTTGGGTAAAAAAATATGTAAAAGCTGAAAAAGCTTCGGTATCATCAACCGGTAGTTACAATATTACTTTCTAAAATATAATAACTGTCCCTCGGGGCAGTTTTTTTATTCAATATAATATTAATAAAAACTTATTCTGAAAATCTTTCAGTTTATTCCCCAAAATCTTAATTTTAAAAATTCATAAAAACTAAAGGATTGTATTTTAATCATTGTTAAGTGGTTAATTTTTAGTGATTTAAAATATTAAAAATATTTTTCGTAACTTAGCAGACTTTTTATAAAAATTTTAAATATATGACAAATTCTAGAGCAAGAGAAACCACCGAGGCAATTGAAAGACTTTACATTTCTATGAGACACCTGTTTTATAGAGGTTTTTTCAAGCCGAGCGGAGTTTCAGGAGAAAGCATTAGAAGTTTGTTGAAGACGATCAATCCGGAAATTTACGGTACCATGAGTATTCCAAGCAAATTGGAATTGGATGGTTTGATGTATGTTTTAGACAGACTTCCAGAAGGGATAGAAGAGTGTGCATTCATTCATCTTACATCGGATGAAGGTTTTGATAAAGGAAGCTTTGAGCCAATTGTCCCTAAAAAAAGAAGAAGAAACTGTTACAGAATAGACGAGCACCAAATGAACATTGAGGTGCTTTTGGGACGTTCCGAAATTTATGATATTCTTACCCATTTAACGTTTCTTTTTATTGAAGCAGATAAAATAAGAAACCTTGCATTTATTCAGGATGAAAACTGGAAGCCAACCAGAGCCTTCAAAATTATTGAAGAAGTAGTAAAAGGCGAGAAGAAATTCAGCAGAAAAGAGAAAGAGGTTGCCCTGATTCATTTATCTTCTTTAATAGGAAGAACCTTCGATGAAACTTTAAACGCTTATAACACTTTTGGCGAAGACGATAATCCCGACAGATTATTCAAAATCATCTACCATTTGGCAAAAGTAAGTTTGGAAGATGCAAAACAGATCCGCGAAAGAGAGATTTATTTCAGTGCAATTCTGAAAGAAAGAGTGGGGCATCATTATTTTGGTGAAAAATGGGCTCATAAAGTAAAAGAAGTTTTGTTTGAAAATAATCTCCACATGCGACCGTTGCACATTATTTCTGCGAACATGCATTCGGTGAAAAATATGCTGTATGCCAATGATGCTCTCAAGAAAAAACAAAGCAAAGAGGTAGATTACAAACTGTATGAAGAGATTTCAAACAAAAAAGATCTTAGAGATAAAGTTTTAAAATATTCTTTAGAACAGGGTTTAATTTATATTGATGACAATACGGGAAGCAATATTGATGTTCAGATTATTGATTTAAGTAAAATTGATTTTAAAAATACACCGTTTAGTCATACCAAGTTCAGTGGTGATGATGTAGTTTTGGTTTTTGATTATGCTTTCGGAGAACAGGCGTATGAAATTATGGATGAACTTCTAAGACCTTTTGAACATAAAGGAGAAGTTTATATGATGAAAGTAAAATCTGTTTCAATTATGGGAAAAGCGGGTATTCTTGCTGGTGGAAAAGGGGATATTATGATCCCAACTGCCCATATCTTTGAAGGAACTGCAGACAATTACCCTTTTGAAAATGCGTTAAAACTGGATGATTTTCAGGATGATGAATTAAGAGCTTTTGAAGGACCGATGATTACCGTTTTAGGAACATCCCTTCAAAACCGGGATATCCTTTCTTATTTTATGAATACTTCTTGGAAGGCTATTGGGCTGGAAATGGAAGGAGCTCATTATCAGAAAGCCATTCAGGTTGCCTCAAAAATCAGACATCATATTGCACCGGATCTTTTCGTAAGTTATGCTTACTATGCATCAGATAATCCTTTGGAAACGGGTGCTACACTTTCTTCAGGCGGTTTGGGATTAACAGGAGTGAAACCTACCTATCTGATTACTCTAAGAATCTTAGAAAAGATTTTGCAAAGCGGAAAGAAAGAGGTTTCTGACAAGAAATAAATTTTACATTTTTAATAAATCAATCCTTCAAAGTTTTCAGAATTTTGGAGGATTTTTTTATGGTCAGAAATGTGTTTCTCATTCATGAAATTTGTTAAGAAAAACTTATATTTAACCTGAGTTCGGGATAAAGATTTATAAAACGCAAAGCTAAACAAAAGATTAAAATTTTTGATTTACATATGTTTAAGATAAACCAAGGCGTATAACTTAGCAAAGTAAACACAAAACTTTGTGTTATTTTCCTAAACAAAGTGCCTTTGTATAGCTTAAAAGCATTTCAAAAAGTAAACTTCTCTTTGTTTTTCTTTGCGATAAAATAATTAATATCTGAATATCAGAACTATTTAAACTATTTAAAATATTTCTTATCCCTAACTCACATTATATTTAGAAGAAAATTAAACAAATGAGTTCAACATTACAATTAGCCAAAAGATTCAGAGAAGTCATTTTGGATGGAAGATGGATTGCCAATACCAATTTTAAAGACCAGCTTTCGGATATATCCTGGGAACAGGCAACCACAAGAGTTGGAGAGCTAAACACTATTGCAATGCTTACTTTTCATATTGATTATTATATTTCAGGTTTAGTAAATGTTTTCGAAGGGGGAAATTTAGAAATCAGGGATGTGTACAGCTTTGATCTTCCACCAATTGAATCTCAGGAACATTGGCAAGATCTATTGGATAAACTTTGGATAAACTTTGGAAAAATTCTGAAAAATTTGCTTCATTATTAGAAAAAATGCCCGATTCTAAAATGAATGAGAATTTTGCTGATGAAAAGTACGGAACTTATCTAAGAAATATTGATGGCATGATTGAGCATCTAGGGCAGATTACTTTGTTGAAAAAGATAATCAATAATTCTCATAAACACTGATGTTTTAATAAAGTGTCTCAAGCTTCCTATTTTATCTTGTTTTAAAATTTACATACCTTTAGACAAATAAAAAATTAAATGAAAAAATCAGTTGTAATCTTGTTTGCATTTATTTTTATGCAATTTCAGGCTCAACAAGGGGCGTATTATCAGCAATTTGCAAAATATAAAATGGATATTGATGTAAATGCAGAAAATTTTACCTACAACGGAACCCAAACCTTAGAGTACTCCAACAATTCCCCGGATGACTTAAAAGTTGTTTACTTTCACTTATACTGGAATGCCTTCAAACCCAATTCTATGATGGATCAGAGAGTTGCCGGACAGGGGAAAAATGGTGATTCAAGGTTGCAAAAAAACGGAATTTCCAGGCTGGCTGCAATTCCTAAAAATGAAGAAGGCTCACAAAACATTCACTGGATTAAACAAAA encodes the following:
- a CDS encoding DUF6909 family protein; translation: MTNSRARETTEAIERLYISMRHLFYRGFFKPSGVSGESIRSLLKTINPEIYGTMSIPSKLELDGLMYVLDRLPEGIEECAFIHLTSDEGFDKGSFEPIVPKKRRRNCYRIDEHQMNIEVLLGRSEIYDILTHLTFLFIEADKIRNLAFIQDENWKPTRAFKIIEEVVKGEKKFSRKEKEVALIHLSSLIGRTFDETLNAYNTFGEDDNPDRLFKIIYHLAKVSLEDAKQIREREIYFSAILKERVGHHYFGEKWAHKVKEVLFENNLHMRPLHIISANMHSVKNMLYANDALKKKQSKEVDYKLYEEISNKKDLRDKVLKYSLEQGLIYIDDNTGSNIDVQIIDLSKIDFKNTPFSHTKFSGDDVVLVFDYAFGEQAYEIMDELLRPFEHKGEVYMMKVKSVSIMGKAGILAGGKGDIMIPTAHIFEGTADNYPFENALKLDDFQDDELRAFEGPMITVLGTSLQNRDILSYFMNTSWKAIGLEMEGAHYQKAIQVASKIRHHIAPDLFVSYAYYASDNPLETGATLSSGGLGLTGVKPTYLITLRILEKILQSGKKEVSDKK
- a CDS encoding ferric siderophore ABC transporter substrate-binding protein codes for the protein MKGYTINKNEEYKDKIKSAVLSVLIWSAVLLFVFIYKMKPSEPEKKPEVITTMLVNFGDNRNGSGIEEPANQEGSLAAKAIENTPEPIENKVSEPKTIINPEPKPELKKTEAKDHFITGNNTKLTVPKKEESKTNSKSSASSTLKSAKPSSNAANSKIGVGDGKGTAAIGNLLNGRGTKAGGQGTGKGIGNAGDPLGGDGNGDSKIGIDRRLVGYIPGTMGRGGAQPSHNCSGSGSITISYTVDKAGNVVSARRSGGISDPCIVSTSVGWVKKYVKAEKASVSSTGSYNITF
- a CDS encoding ExbD/TolR family protein, whose amino-acid sequence is MKIQRRNKAHPEFSLAAMTDVILLMLIFFMITSSAANQSAIDVSLPKTASVENNISNPMTVSVKSDGSYYVDDKPVKKELVEQTIINDLQNKSSQSFTIRADENTMHKDVVFLMEIAEKHKLSIAIATVKE